In one Deltaproteobacteria bacterium genomic region, the following are encoded:
- a CDS encoding inositol-3-phosphate synthase — protein sequence MLKVEGKIRVAIAGVGNCASSLIQGIEYYRHSEEANPLGLMHWEVGGYLPGDIEVVAAFDIDERKVGRPLHETIFAPPNCTKVIWADMPPSQVIVQMGPVLDGFSEHMKDYPEHRTFVLADERPCDVVKVLQESGTEILMNYMPVGSEKATRFYAECCLETGVSLINCMPVFIASDPNWAKRFEERGIPIIGDDVKSQLGATVLHRTITRLFEERGVKLERTYQLNVGGNTDFLNMLSRSRLISKKISKTEAVQSQLDIPLDDENIHIGPSDYIPWQNDNKVCFIRMEGAGFAGVPLSIELRLSVEDSPNSGGMTIDAIRYCKIARERGEKGVLIPISAYSMKHPPIQMDEKEARMLIEEFLLEGEMKVGEEIKEGTLVTRVA from the coding sequence GTGTTAAAAGTGGAGGGAAAGATCAGAGTGGCCATTGCGGGGGTGGGCAACTGTGCTAGTTCCCTAATTCAAGGGATTGAATATTATAGACATAGCGAGGAGGCCAACCCCCTGGGGTTGATGCACTGGGAGGTGGGGGGATATCTGCCAGGTGACATAGAGGTTGTCGCAGCGTTTGATATAGATGAGAGGAAGGTGGGTAGACCCCTTCATGAAACGATCTTTGCTCCTCCCAATTGTACCAAGGTTATCTGGGCTGACATGCCTCCCAGCCAAGTGATCGTGCAGATGGGGCCGGTGTTAGATGGGTTTTCCGAACATATGAAAGATTATCCAGAGCACAGGACCTTTGTGCTAGCAGATGAGAGGCCATGTGATGTGGTTAAGGTCCTGCAAGAGTCAGGGACTGAGATATTGATGAACTATATGCCTGTGGGGTCAGAGAAGGCCACTAGATTTTATGCCGAGTGCTGTCTGGAGACAGGGGTAAGTCTGATCAATTGTATGCCTGTCTTTATCGCCTCTGACCCGAATTGGGCCAAGCGGTTTGAGGAGAGAGGGATTCCTATTATCGGCGATGATGTCAAGTCTCAGTTAGGGGCGACGGTGTTACATCGCACCATAACGAGGCTCTTTGAAGAACGAGGGGTGAAATTAGAAAGGACGTACCAGTTGAACGTGGGTGGGAACACAGACTTCCTCAATATGCTTAGCCGTAGTCGTCTGATATCCAAGAAGATATCCAAGACCGAAGCGGTGCAATCGCAGTTGGACATCCCCTTGGATGATGAAAATATTCATATCGGCCCCAGTGATTATATACCTTGGCAGAATGATAATAAGGTATGTTTCATCCGCATGGAGGGGGCAGGGTTTGCTGGTGTACCGTTGAGCATTGAACTTCGCCTCTCTGTAGAGGATTCCCCCAACAGCGGAGGTATGACCATTGATGCCATCCGTTACTGCAAGATCGCTAGGGAACGGGGTGAAAAGGGAGTCTTAATTCCCATATCCGCCTATTCAATGAAGCATCCCCCGATTCAGATGGATGAGAAGGAGGCGAGGATGTTGATCGAGGAATTCCTGCTTGAGGGGGAGATGAAGGTGGGGGAGGAAATAAAGGAAGGGACCTTAGTTACCCGAGTGGCCTAG